From one Anoplolepis gracilipes chromosome 10, ASM4749672v1, whole genome shotgun sequence genomic stretch:
- the LOC140670401 gene encoding uncharacterized protein, producing the protein MIAKPNFHSRSVFSENLIAVELRRLEVKFYKPIYVGMCILDVSKMCLYEFHHDYMIPMYKEKCKVMYTHTDSLIYHIECEDMYENMKRDIDKFDTSDYAIDNAYGIPLVNKKIPGLLKDENNGTIMTEFVGLRAKMYALKVDGKKNTKKVKGVKNSIVAKTITFDNYMQCLNEGIEMTRQQSTIRSKMHKVYTMRQKKIALSPHDDKRYIIPKSIDTLPWGHYRIPLQKENSVYI; encoded by the coding sequence atgatcgcgaaaccaaattttcatagcaggagcgttttttcggaaaatttaatcgctgtggaattgcgtagactcgaggtgaagttttacaaaccaatctatgtaggtatgtgtatacttgatgtatccaagatgtgtttgtacgaatttcatcacgattacatgattccaatgtataaagaaaaatgtaaagtcatgtacacccacacggatagtctcatatatcacattgagtgtgAAGACATGTATGAGAATATGAAGCGAGACATCGATAAGTTCgatacgagcgactatgcgatagacaatgcgtacggtataccgctcgtgaataaaaaaattccggGTCTACTGAaagatgaaaacaacggtacgataatgacagaatttgtcgggcttagagcaaaaatgtatgcgctaAAAGTAGATGGTAAAAAgaatacgaaaaaggtaaaaggtgtcAAGAATAGCATTGTCGCGAAAACGATAACATTTGACAATTACATgcagtgtttgaacgaaggaaTTGAAATGACGCGGCAGCAATCAActataagatcaaaaatgcataaagtatataccatgcggcagaaaaaaattgctctaagtccacacgatgataaacggtatataatacctaaaagtatcgatacgctaccatgggggcattacagaataccgttacaaaaagaaaatagtgtttatatttga